A genomic stretch from Thermonema lapsum includes:
- the recJ gene encoding single-stranded-DNA-specific exonuclease RecJ, translating into MQWILKPQPSARQLQAVMQQLQLKRLPAILFAQRGIETPTQARAFCRPKLSDLHDPFLMRDMYVAVERLHWAIRHQEPILLYGDYDVDGTTATAMMYRFLKLFHKALHYYTPDRHAEGYGVSLQGVDYASKHSCKLMITLDCGIKDFKAIEYARKKGIDVIVCDHHLPDERLPTAKAILNPKRSDCHYPYKELSGCGVAFKLMQAYAQAYGIDEQHLYASLDLVTLSIACDIVPIRGENRMLAYFGLKKLKRNPLPGIKELLQIAGFATDRDYTISDLVFGVGPRINAAGRLEHARLAIELLLSNEPTDAYDKALYIHRLNQERKQLDEKVTEEALHMIEKLRMQGYESHVLFHKHWHKGIIGIVASRCVERVYRPTVILTESNGKATGSARSIEGFDLYRAIDACSDLLDSYGGHAHAAGLTLSLDKIAAFRERFEQVAREQLKQVQAEPTLEVDAFVSLSDLDQTTERIMSELAPFGPGNEQPLLVSRVQLAEAPRTVGQKDNHLKLRVKENSPVVFDAIAFRMGEWANKLSVGQSFYICYHLEQNEYRGNKSLQLRIKDIKTEAPTWEKDTFSS; encoded by the coding sequence ATGCAGTGGATATTAAAACCCCAACCCTCTGCCCGCCAGTTGCAGGCAGTCATGCAACAATTGCAACTCAAACGCCTGCCGGCTATCCTTTTTGCTCAACGAGGCATAGAAACCCCCACACAAGCCCGCGCTTTTTGCCGCCCCAAGCTCAGCGACCTGCATGACCCCTTCCTGATGCGCGACATGTATGTCGCTGTGGAGCGCCTGCACTGGGCTATACGCCACCAAGAACCTATTTTGCTTTATGGCGACTACGACGTGGATGGCACCACCGCCACTGCTATGATGTACCGTTTTTTAAAGCTCTTTCACAAGGCGCTTCACTACTATACACCCGACCGGCACGCAGAAGGCTACGGTGTCTCTCTGCAGGGCGTCGATTACGCCAGCAAACACAGCTGCAAGCTCATGATTACACTCGATTGTGGCATTAAAGACTTCAAAGCTATAGAGTATGCCCGTAAAAAAGGCATCGACGTGATTGTTTGCGACCACCACCTGCCGGACGAACGCCTGCCAACAGCCAAAGCCATCCTCAACCCCAAGCGAAGCGATTGCCATTATCCTTACAAAGAACTGTCGGGCTGTGGCGTAGCATTCAAACTTATGCAGGCATATGCGCAAGCTTACGGCATAGATGAACAACACCTCTATGCCAGCTTAGACTTGGTAACCCTGAGCATTGCTTGTGATATCGTGCCCATCAGAGGCGAAAATCGCATGCTGGCATATTTCGGTTTAAAAAAACTAAAAAGAAACCCATTGCCGGGCATCAAAGAGCTGCTTCAAATAGCCGGCTTTGCCACAGACCGCGACTACACCATCAGCGACTTGGTGTTTGGTGTCGGTCCACGCATCAATGCTGCCGGGCGGCTGGAACATGCACGCCTCGCCATCGAGCTGCTTTTGAGCAATGAGCCTACCGATGCCTACGATAAAGCACTTTATATTCACCGCCTCAACCAAGAGCGTAAACAGCTGGATGAAAAAGTAACCGAAGAAGCGCTGCACATGATAGAGAAACTACGCATGCAGGGCTATGAAAGTCATGTGCTCTTTCATAAACATTGGCACAAAGGCATCATAGGCATTGTGGCTTCTCGCTGTGTTGAGCGTGTTTATCGCCCCACGGTCATCCTGACCGAATCCAACGGCAAAGCCACCGGCTCGGCACGCTCTATCGAAGGCTTCGACCTGTATCGCGCCATCGATGCCTGCAGCGACTTACTCGATAGCTACGGAGGGCATGCCCATGCTGCCGGCTTGACCCTCAGCTTAGACAAAATAGCTGCCTTCCGAGAACGCTTTGAACAGGTAGCCCGCGAACAACTGAAACAAGTGCAAGCCGAGCCCACACTGGAAGTGGACGCTTTTGTGTCTTTAAGCGACTTAGACCAAACCACCGAGCGCATCATGAGCGAGTTGGCACCTTTTGGTCCCGGCAATGAACAACCTCTCTTGGTAAGCCGTGTGCAGCTGGCTGAGGCGCCACGCACCGTAGGGCAAAAAGACAATCACCTGAAGTTACGCGTAAAAGAAAACAGCCCAGTAGTCTTTGACGCCATTGCTTTCCGTATGGGCGAATGGGCAAACAAGCTCTCTGTCGGACAGTCTTTTTATATTTGCTATCACTTGGAACAAAACGAGTACAGAGGCAACAAAAGCCTACAACTGAGAATCAAAGACATCAAGACAGAAGCACCGACATGGGAAAAAGACACTTTTTCATCGTAA
- a CDS encoding outer membrane beta-barrel protein translates to MKKVWLLLACLWSTAALAQISQGTILAGGSFGINSGKEYTEERNNNVIIRTEKKFTELNFNPSVGVFVSDEVALGLAMDIFTRNADGKHEYTTVGVGPFARFYLPMKLFFEGYVGYASQKIGKNKVYNGLGYSLGAGFAFFVNNHVAIEPALRFRGYALSNADDRDLSYGRNGLLIGVGLQTYF, encoded by the coding sequence ATGAAAAAAGTATGGTTACTGTTGGCGTGCCTTTGGAGCACCGCCGCTTTGGCACAAATCAGCCAAGGAACTATCTTGGCAGGGGGTAGCTTTGGCATCAATTCCGGCAAAGAGTACACTGAAGAGCGTAATAACAATGTGATTATACGTACAGAGAAGAAATTTACAGAACTCAACTTCAACCCGTCGGTGGGGGTGTTTGTGTCCGATGAAGTAGCTCTTGGCTTGGCTATGGACATCTTTACCCGCAATGCAGATGGTAAGCACGAATATACTACGGTAGGGGTGGGTCCTTTTGCCCGCTTCTATTTGCCTATGAAGCTTTTCTTTGAGGGTTATGTGGGCTATGCAAGCCAAAAAATTGGGAAAAACAAAGTTTATAATGGCTTAGGTTACTCGCTGGGTGCCGGTTTTGCTTTTTTTGTGAACAACCACGTGGCTATTGAACCGGCGCTGCGCTTTCGTGGCTATGCGCTTTCTAATGCCGATGACAGAGACTTGAGCTACGGAAGAAATGGATTGCTTATAGGCGTTGGCTTGCAAACCTACTTCTAA
- a CDS encoding DUF4421 family protein: protein MGKRHFFIVTIVLFLTGAVGYCQEAAPTDSHLCVRKVFPVDSTYIEQDINRMMVEYFIDNRGYSFELKSKQSNHTVHWTPNIAGVHGFRFSYRSLTIGMGFKLPLSEFNARNYGNTNYSDLSIAFNKPQVALLGNWRRYRGMVDVNSPNYMPPYTYYKQGDLTANSLTLKGSYIFSPKRFSYKAAYIYTERQLRSAGSWLLSGAFNLSRLQSDSSMVPTPIRSDFGDTGGLQSVRRLYLGVGGGYAHTLVYQYFQLSLLLNLGLAFQPMRYYLMQNSHWQKANQVGLYSDVGTSFSYNRPHWYIALQGQVFNDGFRIDENISGNTSQLWFSFKLGWRPAAPRFVRKGEDFFYHTLQKLNPFQGGKL from the coding sequence ATGGGAAAAAGACACTTTTTCATCGTAACGATAGTGCTCTTTTTGACAGGAGCCGTAGGATACTGCCAAGAAGCTGCGCCCACTGACTCACACCTTTGTGTGCGCAAGGTTTTTCCGGTGGACAGTACCTATATCGAGCAGGACATCAACCGGATGATGGTAGAGTATTTCATCGACAACCGGGGATACAGTTTTGAACTGAAAAGCAAACAAAGCAATCATACCGTACACTGGACTCCCAACATTGCCGGAGTACATGGTTTTCGCTTTTCTTATCGCAGCCTCACCATTGGGATGGGCTTTAAGCTGCCTCTGTCTGAATTCAATGCGCGTAACTATGGCAATACCAACTACTCAGACCTTAGCATAGCTTTCAATAAACCCCAAGTAGCTTTGCTGGGCAACTGGCGCCGCTATCGCGGCATGGTAGATGTAAATTCTCCCAATTACATGCCTCCTTACACCTACTATAAACAAGGCGACCTGACAGCCAACAGCCTTACACTGAAAGGCAGTTACATATTTTCACCTAAACGCTTTTCTTACAAAGCTGCCTACATCTATACCGAACGACAGCTGCGCAGCGCCGGCTCGTGGCTGCTCAGTGGTGCCTTCAACCTCTCGCGCTTGCAAAGCGACTCTTCGATGGTGCCTACACCCATACGCAGCGACTTTGGCGACACAGGGGGACTTCAAAGTGTACGGCGTCTGTATTTGGGCGTAGGTGGTGGTTATGCCCACACATTGGTGTATCAATACTTTCAACTATCGCTTTTGCTCAATTTAGGACTTGCCTTTCAGCCCATGCGCTACTATCTCATGCAAAACAGCCATTGGCAAAAAGCCAACCAAGTAGGGCTGTACAGCGACGTGGGCACTTCTTTTTCTTACAACCGTCCCCATTGGTACATCGCCCTGCAAGGACAGGTATTCAACGACGGTTTTCGCATCGACGAGAACATATCAGGAAATACTTCACAGTTGTGGTTTTCTTTTAAGCTGGGTTGGCGCCCCGCTGCTCCGCGCTTCGTGCGCAAAGGAGAGGATTTTTTCTACCATACATTACAAAAATTGAATCCTTTTCAAGGGGGCAAACTATAG
- a CDS encoding serine hydrolase, giving the protein MRLLLSLYCCLFAYGLAAQPDTAYLSMRVQQLMQEADVEGVALAVLVDGKIYWTKSFGWANIRTRQPLTNTTIMEAASLSKPLSAYVALRLAQEGILDLDKPLADYLTAAELQTFVGGSISDRRWYLITAKHVLSHSAGLPNGRYGKLSIAFEPGSDCSYSGQGFAFLQRVCEKLTGENFEALAQRYVFDPLGMSHSSFVFRSGFLGNAAYGHWKNGYPAQMRRHAEAGAHHSLLTTVVDYALFMEELLHPRKLQSSFHALMLQPHSHARSGPLKPLDWGLGVGVYDWQGMPVFWHWGDYGNFKNYMMGVPAKGWGVVVFINSEKGFRIIESLLRAVFPVEPLPLHVLGYESYDSPYKTLLAAWKQGQLNAVIERLNQLKATRKQELLPSDLIRLAVFCWQNGRHDMLEALLKMALLLFEHHPAALELIGDVYMQINQKERALACYKAALLRVPYHQGLKTKIASATPP; this is encoded by the coding sequence ATGCGCCTTCTCTTGAGTCTTTACTGTTGTTTGTTTGCATATGGACTCGCTGCACAGCCCGATACCGCCTATTTATCGATGCGAGTGCAACAACTGATGCAGGAGGCTGATGTAGAGGGCGTTGCATTGGCAGTGCTTGTGGATGGCAAAATTTACTGGACTAAAAGCTTTGGCTGGGCAAATATACGTACGCGGCAGCCTCTTACCAATACCACCATCATGGAAGCGGCTTCTTTGAGCAAGCCCCTGTCGGCTTATGTTGCCTTGCGTTTGGCACAAGAGGGTATTTTAGACCTTGATAAGCCCTTGGCAGATTATCTGACAGCTGCCGAGCTGCAGACATTTGTGGGGGGCAGCATCAGCGACAGGCGTTGGTATCTCATCACAGCCAAGCATGTGCTTAGCCATTCGGCAGGTTTGCCCAACGGACGCTACGGCAAGCTGAGCATTGCCTTCGAGCCGGGCTCCGATTGCTCTTATTCGGGGCAAGGGTTTGCTTTTTTGCAACGGGTATGTGAAAAGCTCACAGGTGAAAATTTTGAGGCACTTGCCCAAAGATATGTGTTTGACCCCTTGGGTATGTCGCACAGCAGCTTTGTTTTTCGCAGTGGCTTTTTGGGGAATGCCGCCTATGGGCATTGGAAAAATGGATATCCTGCACAGATGCGGCGCCATGCCGAAGCCGGCGCGCACCATAGCCTGCTGACGACCGTAGTCGATTATGCTCTTTTTATGGAGGAGCTGCTGCATCCTCGAAAGCTGCAATCTTCTTTTCATGCCTTGATGCTTCAGCCGCACAGTCATGCCCGCAGCGGACCTCTCAAACCTCTTGATTGGGGTTTGGGCGTGGGGGTTTATGATTGGCAAGGCATGCCCGTATTTTGGCATTGGGGCGATTACGGCAACTTTAAAAACTATATGATGGGAGTGCCGGCGAAGGGCTGGGGCGTGGTTGTATTTATCAATTCTGAAAAGGGGTTTCGCATTATAGAAAGCCTCCTGCGGGCGGTATTTCCTGTAGAACCGCTGCCTTTGCATGTCTTGGGCTATGAGTCCTATGATTCACCATACAAAACGCTGCTTGCTGCTTGGAAGCAAGGACAGTTAAACGCTGTTATAGAGCGGCTCAACCAGTTAAAGGCTACTCGAAAGCAAGAGCTACTCCCTTCCGATTTGATACGGCTGGCTGTTTTTTGTTGGCAAAACGGGCGTCACGATATGTTAGAAGCCCTGCTGAAGATGGCTTTGTTGCTCTTTGAGCACCATCCGGCTGCTTTGGAGTTGATAGGCGACGTGTATATGCAGATAAATCAAAAAGAAAGGGCATTGGCATGCTATAAAGCCGCTTTGCTTAGGGTGCCATACCATCAAGGCTTAAAAACAAAGATAGCATCAGCAACACCGCCTTAG
- the hslU gene encoding ATP-dependent protease ATPase subunit HslU, producing the protein MKSENNFPTPHQIVAELDKYIIGQKEAKKHVAIALRNRWRRMHAPTDIQAEIVPNNILMIGPTGVGKTEIARRLARLANAPFVKVEASKFTEVGYVGRDVESMVRDLVEQAVNMVKAQKQEEVKAKAMEAVEEIILDALIPPLRPGASSEDQALNQKTRELFRERLRRGELDDKKIEISVSQSASANVGIMGPGLDDQTLMNLQEMLGSMLPKKSKRRKLSIAEARKLLFEEESSKLIDMDEVKEEARRRAEEAGIIFIDEIDKIASKGSEPGPDVSREGVQRDLLPIVEGSTVATKYGPVKTDHILFIAAGAFHLSKPSDLIPELQGRFPIRVELESLSQEDFYRILKEPKNALTKQYEALFAAEQVELHFQDEALRRIAEIAYEINSEMENIGARRLQTVMTQLLSDFLFDIPDKIPPYAKIMVTVEMVNERLQGLIKNHNLSQYIL; encoded by the coding sequence ATGAAAAGCGAAAATAATTTTCCCACACCGCATCAGATTGTAGCTGAATTAGATAAGTATATTATCGGGCAAAAAGAAGCCAAAAAGCATGTAGCTATAGCCCTGCGTAACCGCTGGCGACGCATGCACGCCCCCACGGATATTCAAGCCGAAATTGTGCCTAACAACATTTTGATGATTGGACCCACTGGCGTAGGCAAAACAGAGATTGCGCGCCGCCTGGCGCGTTTGGCAAATGCTCCCTTTGTGAAGGTAGAAGCTTCTAAATTCACAGAAGTGGGTTATGTAGGGCGTGATGTGGAAAGCATGGTGCGCGACTTGGTCGAACAAGCCGTGAATATGGTGAAGGCTCAAAAGCAGGAAGAAGTGAAAGCCAAAGCCATGGAAGCCGTCGAAGAAATTATCTTGGATGCCCTCATACCGCCCTTGCGCCCGGGGGCTTCTTCCGAAGACCAAGCCCTCAACCAAAAAACACGTGAGCTGTTCCGCGAACGTCTGCGCCGTGGCGAGCTCGACGATAAAAAGATAGAAATCAGCGTGTCGCAGTCGGCAAGTGCCAATGTGGGCATCATGGGACCCGGACTTGACGACCAAACACTCATGAACCTGCAAGAGATGCTGGGCAGTATGCTGCCTAAAAAGAGCAAGCGGCGCAAGTTGAGCATAGCCGAAGCCCGCAAGCTCCTTTTCGAGGAGGAGTCCTCCAAACTCATCGATATGGATGAGGTAAAAGAAGAAGCCCGCCGGCGCGCCGAAGAAGCCGGTATCATCTTTATTGACGAAATAGACAAGATTGCAAGCAAAGGAAGCGAGCCCGGACCCGACGTAAGCCGCGAAGGAGTACAACGCGACCTACTGCCCATAGTAGAAGGTTCTACGGTAGCCACGAAATATGGTCCTGTGAAAACCGACCATATTTTATTCATAGCGGCAGGAGCTTTTCACTTGTCTAAGCCCTCTGACCTAATTCCCGAACTACAAGGGCGCTTCCCTATTCGCGTAGAACTGGAAAGCCTGTCGCAAGAGGACTTCTACCGTATTCTGAAAGAGCCTAAAAATGCGCTTACCAAGCAATATGAAGCTTTGTTTGCAGCTGAACAGGTAGAGCTTCACTTCCAAGACGAAGCCTTGCGCCGCATTGCCGAAATTGCTTATGAAATCAACAGTGAGATGGAAAATATAGGAGCAAGACGCCTGCAAACCGTCATGACCCAACTGCTCAGCGACTTCTTGTTTGATATCCCAGACAAAATACCGCCTTATGCCAAAATAATGGTTACTGTAGAGATGGTCAACGAGCGTCTGCAGGGACTTATCAAAAACCACAACTTAAGCCAATACATTCTGTAA